TCCATAAAGGTATTGGTCTGGCTGATATACCCAATAACGCTCTAATTTATCTTTAAGCTCAGCCTCACTTAGAGCATGTTTTGGGAAATATACCACAGTATCTCCAATAGCTATTTCATCACTCCCAATAGCAAATCCTGCCTCGTCTGCAATAATCGCCCTATGCATTGTGACATTTTCCCTAGAATCATTGTCGGCAAACAAAGAATAGAAATAAGGCGTCATCATTAGACCATCACCTGTTTTACCGTAAAGGTTACTTCTACTTACACCTGGTAATGATTCAACGCCTGACATAAATAAGGAATGCTTGTTATTTCCTCTGTCTTCCGCAAAACCTGTATCTCCCCAATGTGCCGCAAATAAAATTTCAGAGTTCACTTGGTTATCGTAATCAAAAAGTTCGGCAAAGCTTTGGCTTCTAATATCATAAGACCCTATAGCTTGTATCGCTAAATCTGCAGCCATTTGAAAATCGTTACCACCTGCATAAGATTTGTATGCTCTTGTTAAATACACTTCTGCTAGTAGATGCTGTGCAGCTCTTTTTGAAAAACGCCCCGTTTCTGGAGCATCTTTAAGTGCAGGTATAGCCCCTTCCAATTCACTAATAATTAAAGCATACGTTTCCTCTTCACTAGAACGTGTGTAATCAGTACGAATACTTTGAGGTTCATCTAATTCTAAAGCCACACCACCATACTGCACAGCCAAATTAAAGTATGCCAATGCTCTTAAGGCTCTAGCCTGAGCAATTCCGTAAGCCTTATTCTCTAAATTAGCATCACTCCAATCAATCTGTGTTTCATACCGATTAATGGCTGTATTAGCCTTTGAAATTACGCCATAATTAGAACTCCATACCCCGTTACTTTGTGGTGCGTTAAAGCTATTATAGTCGTTTTCACTACTAAATGAAAAAACTTCACTTTTAGAGGTAAATATATCTGTTCCGGCAAACTTATAGCCGTAGTTTTTATAGACATCTCTTGTTGCGTCATAAAGACCTATTACAAGTTGGTCTACATTATCTTCTGAAAGAAAGTTTTCACTGGTAATTCCAGAGTAAATATCTTCTTCAATATAGTTGTCACATCCGCCAATCAAGACTGAGCACGTCAACAGGACAGCAACTTGTTTTATATTAAATATTTTCATTGTTAATCTATTTTAAAAATTAGTAAGTTACTTTCAGTCCAAAAAGAACGGTTTTAATCATATAACCTGCGTTGTATGAGTTTTGCATTCCTGTTTCAGGGTCTGGACCCGCATAGTCAGTAAATGTGAATGGGTTTTGAACATCCAAGGTCAATCTTAAACTATTGATTTTCAACTTGTCTAAAAGTGTACTTGACGCAGTGTAACCCAAACCTATGTTTCCTACTTTCACAAAATTAAAGTCTGTGTAATAATTATTTCCTGTAGAACCATACTCAGGTGCTGGATTCACAGAACCTGGATTATTAGGTGTCCAATAATCTAAGTCTACTTTGTTAAACTTTGCATCATCGTTTTGCCATGGCACAAAATTGTTATAAAACTCAGAATGTCCATAAACACCTTGTCTAGTGTGCATCTGAATATTTAAATTGAAATTGTTATAAGTGAAAGTATTAGTCATACCACCTATCCAATCTGGAGATAAAGAGCCTATAACTTTTTTATCATCTTCAGTTAAACTTCCATTATTATCCAAGTCACTGTATTTATACTGTCCAGGAAAACTTCCGTCAAATGCAAAAGCTTCTGCAGCTTCTGCTAACTGCCAAATACCTTCAATTTCATATCCGTAGATAGCATCTACTGGCTGCCCTACTTGACGTACACCGTGGTTTCCGTAAGTAAACTTATCAATGCCGCCGTCTAATTTCAGAATTTGGTTTTTGTTCTTCGCAAAATTTATGCTAGTAGTCCATTTGAAATTATTGGTTTGAGCATTTACT
This sequence is a window from Arcticibacterium luteifluviistationis. Protein-coding genes within it:
- a CDS encoding RagB/SusD family nutrient uptake outer membrane protein, with product MKIFNIKQVAVLLTCSVLIGGCDNYIEEDIYSGITSENFLSEDNVDQLVIGLYDATRDVYKNYGYKFAGTDIFTSKSEVFSFSSENDYNSFNAPQSNGVWSSNYGVISKANTAINRYETQIDWSDANLENKAYGIAQARALRALAYFNLAVQYGGVALELDEPQSIRTDYTRSSEEETYALIISELEGAIPALKDAPETGRFSKRAAQHLLAEVYLTRAYKSYAGGNDFQMAADLAIQAIGSYDIRSQSFAELFDYDNQVNSEILFAAHWGDTGFAEDRGNNKHSLFMSGVESLPGVSRSNLYGKTGDGLMMTPYFYSLFADNDSRENVTMHRAIIADEAGFAIGSDEIAIGDTVVYFPKHALSEAELKDKLERYWVYQPDQYLYGRPETIAGVNYQFTANPILTNFPMMKKFDDEIFQEENNGARDTYIFRVAETHLIAAEAILGAGNTTQALVHINRVRERATGVADHYTSLDLDTILEERALELAGEENRWATLKRMGKLEARVGLYNPHYIDHGAFDAAKHILRPIPLIELEISPSTMTQNSGY